From the Clostridiales bacterium FE2011 genome, one window contains:
- a CDS encoding ABC transporter ATP-binding protein, with amino-acid sequence MKEYKKFFVFMLSIVVVSSLLSLMPPICLQIWGSSGDSLDVKRIIWIIAILLITNVVNTILVLYRENYANKFNKENARSYLRNFMNMKYDRIIQEGPSNLLERIITAVTGIYAYMTGGYIQIWSSVIIAAAAIALLSQVSLIIAAAMLLFIPFIYFGFKLINKELTKRSIELQKQTGLGFQEIMSYIQEPDYFKQLPSTEPVIKKMNPALDKIYDAMARINKFAQTSSIALSSLGTILQNVIMLLIVYSFLEAKTSPYLLMIATIIVPLYFEAVQSITRANINKKDYVAALNLEKMLKENGEETGGTGMDAVSTLTIDVNKIDLTDKILDFEAHAELHKGDIGRIYGKSGCGKSTFAKALLKFRQIDGVKINGISLSDIDNKELRKNVEYVSQNIPIIKGSVRDNLLFGKEYLGIEDAQLQKISLLSSVLSNKTLDDEILEGGANLSGGEKQKIAIVRALLSDPEILILDEVCSNIDRQTSDEIYDMLKSEKERRITIIISHDDLPEDFVNVDITKTN; translated from the coding sequence ATGAAAGAGTATAAGAAGTTCTTTGTGTTTATGCTGAGCATTGTGGTGGTATCAAGTCTCCTGAGCCTGATGCCGCCGATCTGCCTGCAGATCTGGGGGTCATCCGGAGATTCACTGGATGTTAAGCGGATTATCTGGATTATTGCTATTTTACTGATCACGAATGTCGTAAACACGATTCTGGTACTCTATCGGGAAAACTACGCGAATAAGTTCAACAAAGAAAATGCCAGATCCTATCTGCGGAATTTCATGAACATGAAATACGACAGGATCATCCAGGAAGGACCTTCCAACCTTCTCGAACGGATTATTACGGCGGTTACCGGCATATATGCATATATGACAGGCGGGTATATACAGATCTGGTCGTCGGTAATCATTGCGGCAGCGGCGATTGCACTCTTAAGTCAGGTCAGTCTGATTATTGCAGCAGCAATGCTTTTGTTCATTCCATTCATCTATTTCGGTTTCAAACTGATTAATAAGGAGCTTACCAAGCGGTCCATTGAGCTGCAGAAACAAACAGGCCTCGGCTTTCAGGAAATCATGAGTTATATTCAGGAACCGGATTACTTCAAGCAGCTGCCGAGTACGGAGCCTGTGATCAAAAAGATGAATCCGGCTTTGGATAAAATCTATGACGCGATGGCAAGGATCAACAAGTTCGCGCAAACATCATCGATTGCGCTGTCCAGCCTGGGAACCATTCTGCAGAATGTGATTATGCTGCTTATTGTATATTCTTTCCTGGAGGCTAAAACATCACCTTATCTTCTGATGATCGCAACCATCATTGTCCCGCTCTATTTTGAAGCGGTACAATCGATCACGCGGGCCAATATTAACAAGAAGGACTATGTCGCGGCGCTGAATCTGGAAAAAATGCTGAAGGAAAACGGGGAAGAAACAGGCGGAACCGGGATGGATGCAGTATCGACCCTGACGATTGATGTCAACAAGATCGATCTGACGGATAAAATTCTTGATTTTGAAGCGCATGCTGAACTGCACAAGGGTGATATCGGACGGATTTACGGAAAGTCCGGTTGCGGGAAAAGTACCTTTGCGAAAGCCTTGCTGAAATTCCGCCAGATTGACGGGGTGAAGATTAACGGGATCAGCCTGTCGGATATTGATAATAAGGAATTGAGGAAAAACGTTGAATATGTTTCACAAAACATTCCGATCATCAAGGGTTCTGTCAGAGATAACCTGTTGTTTGGAAAAGAGTATCTGGGCATTGAAGACGCGCAGCTGCAGAAGATATCACTGCTGTCTTCTGTGTTAAGCAACAAAACGCTGGATGATGAAATTCTGGAGGGCGGAGCCAATCTTTCGGGCGGTGAAAAGCAAAAGATCGCGATTGTTCGGGCACTTTTGTCCGACCCGGAGATTTTGATTCTGGATGAGGTGTGCAGCAACATAGACCGTCAGACTTCAGACGAGATCTATGATATGCTTAAGTCAGAGAAGGAACGACGGATTACGATTATCATCTCGCACGACGATCTTCCGGAAGATTTTGTTAATGTTGATATAACAAAAACCAATTGA
- a CDS encoding YcaO-like family protein → MYQGAKDREPIDTIRISTEYLQSKKIFFIEEWHENNSGLYSVSVKIPGTGFSVNGKGINRELALASAHGEMQERLLNKAFFRINNDTLYWMSNSCEKSEIHVELLLKKIGVSESKIENLTKQITKSLGKTRALKDDVFISFSGDQIIVPTKVSDFLYGTNGMCAGNSYEEAFTQGLSEILERYVARKLFSGKVLTPDYNYKELAKAEYFDMLINKLENMGISVCVKDFSLGKEIPVLGVIFINQNNQTYFMKMGAHPNLNIALERCFTEFAQGRSNQQMSHMVHIEDVFTSEHDQLLRYFTDGNTSFPIELLKNHGKSTLKSTDASDNKGYFQQLKNLIEALNYTIYYQDNSSEAFQAFRIIIPGMSEIASPEDIPKARGMFDVNKHIKSLFESKSVSVKELNALAASLEKSNGLNKELGLHYPVISVKLNGRQLPKFKMFEFLNLMYLRKGEIEESYHFMINHIKLCKRDPVYLCLMMMEKLILDKKVLSQDVDSFGGYIGGVFKKNVRDAAINLLFHSADLFEVKWNVENNYFYQNRRSLYIKLYGYQ, encoded by the coding sequence ATGTATCAGGGAGCGAAGGATCGGGAACCGATCGACACGATACGGATCAGCACTGAATATCTGCAAAGCAAAAAAATCTTCTTTATTGAAGAGTGGCATGAAAACAACAGTGGATTGTATTCTGTATCAGTTAAAATTCCAGGAACCGGGTTCTCGGTAAATGGAAAAGGGATTAACCGGGAATTAGCACTGGCAAGTGCACACGGGGAAATGCAGGAACGTTTATTGAACAAGGCTTTTTTCCGCATTAATAATGATACATTGTATTGGATGTCAAACTCATGCGAAAAATCGGAGATTCATGTTGAGCTGTTGCTTAAAAAAATCGGAGTATCCGAATCAAAGATTGAAAATCTTACAAAACAAATCACCAAGAGCCTTGGAAAGACCAGAGCACTGAAGGATGATGTGTTTATTTCCTTTAGTGGAGATCAGATAATAGTTCCGACTAAGGTTTCTGATTTCTTATATGGGACAAACGGAATGTGTGCCGGCAATTCCTATGAAGAAGCATTTACACAAGGCCTTTCCGAGATATTGGAGAGATATGTTGCAAGGAAGCTCTTTAGCGGAAAAGTATTAACGCCAGATTATAATTATAAAGAACTGGCAAAAGCCGAATACTTTGATATGCTGATCAATAAACTTGAAAATATGGGCATATCTGTCTGCGTTAAGGATTTTTCTTTGGGTAAAGAAATCCCGGTACTTGGCGTTATATTTATCAATCAAAACAACCAGACATATTTTATGAAGATGGGTGCGCATCCGAATCTTAATATCGCATTGGAACGGTGTTTCACGGAATTTGCACAGGGAAGGTCAAATCAACAGATGAGCCATATGGTTCACATAGAAGACGTTTTTACGAGTGAGCACGATCAGCTACTGCGATATTTTACGGATGGAAACACTTCATTTCCAATTGAGTTGCTGAAGAATCATGGTAAGAGTACGCTGAAATCAACAGATGCATCTGATAATAAAGGGTATTTTCAGCAATTAAAGAACCTGATCGAAGCATTGAATTATACGATTTATTATCAAGATAATTCTTCAGAAGCCTTTCAGGCCTTCCGGATCATCATTCCGGGAATGAGCGAGATTGCATCACCGGAGGATATTCCCAAGGCACGGGGGATGTTTGATGTAAACAAGCATATCAAATCCTTGTTTGAATCAAAATCTGTTTCTGTCAAAGAGCTGAACGCTTTAGCAGCCAGCCTTGAAAAGAGTAATGGATTAAACAAGGAACTCGGGTTGCATTATCCGGTTATTTCGGTCAAGTTAAATGGCAGACAGCTTCCAAAATTCAAAATGTTTGAATTCTTGAACTTGATGTATCTTAGAAAAGGAGAAATTGAAGAATCCTACCACTTTATGATCAATCATATTAAACTCTGCAAACGCGATCCAGTATATCTATGCTTGATGATGATGGAGAAATTAATCCTGGATAAAAAAGTTTTGTCGCAAGATGTTGATTCGTTCGGGGGATATATTGGGGGAGTTTTTAAAAAGAATGTTCGCGATGCAGCTATTAATCTTCTTTTCCATTCGGCGGATTTATTTGAAGTAAAATGGAATGTTGAAAATAATTACTTTTATCAGAATAGAAGGAGTTTATATATAAAGCTGTATGGATATCAGTAA
- a CDS encoding radical SAM protein — MIYYSDPLYTIIPDKGKYILYCGNLRKAIRLSYSKMYLYKTIVENQNKMSLDTMFECYQIDPKDYEDFTEQMVQKKIFFIRKEDFQKEDFCHRYNKLSCDQELRVAYLHVTQRCNLNCYYCYNKKNINSRREELSTEEWKSAIDKLYGKGVRTFVFTGGEPTLRTDLEEILMSVPADCKVNVLTNGTLLKNEVKRIFRYANEIIVSLDSAIAENNDRNRENSAHYNVFSNIDGLDKEQKRKLTVRTVITKYNVNDIESLRERMREMGVRYVTSGYLPNSSKEWDEFIPPQNEFSNGSSKQKIVECGAGKSEIAIDSNGDIYPCQSLIKPGFILGNIKNENWWRQMREKAETVIPQRDINSIEKCRDCVYKYFCGNGCKAITFNLYQQLERCNDFFCEFYKQKAIADIKNLFQKENCDVSGSEGSGTDRHDTDQH, encoded by the coding sequence ATGATTTATTACAGTGATCCACTATATACAATTATCCCAGATAAAGGTAAATATATCCTTTATTGTGGAAACTTGCGGAAAGCAATACGGCTTTCATATTCCAAAATGTATTTATATAAAACGATTGTTGAGAACCAGAACAAAATGTCATTGGACACAATGTTCGAATGTTATCAGATAGATCCAAAAGATTATGAAGACTTTACGGAACAGATGGTCCAGAAAAAAATCTTCTTTATCAGGAAAGAGGATTTCCAGAAAGAAGATTTTTGCCATCGGTATAATAAGCTCAGCTGCGATCAGGAATTAAGAGTTGCATATCTTCATGTGACGCAAAGATGCAATTTGAATTGTTATTATTGTTATAACAAAAAAAATATAAATTCAAGACGTGAAGAGCTTAGCACGGAAGAATGGAAGAGTGCTATCGATAAACTGTACGGAAAAGGCGTGAGAACATTTGTTTTCACCGGAGGAGAACCCACATTGAGAACAGACCTGGAAGAAATACTGATGTCTGTTCCTGCAGATTGCAAGGTTAATGTTTTAACAAACGGAACATTGTTGAAAAATGAAGTTAAACGCATATTTCGATATGCGAACGAAATAATAGTCAGCCTGGATTCCGCCATTGCTGAAAACAATGATCGAAATCGAGAGAATTCGGCTCATTACAATGTGTTTTCAAATATCGATGGTTTGGATAAAGAACAAAAAAGAAAGCTGACCGTTCGTACGGTAATAACAAAATATAATGTAAATGATATCGAATCTCTGAGAGAACGGATGCGGGAGATGGGGGTACGATATGTTACGAGTGGATATCTTCCGAATTCTTCTAAGGAATGGGATGAGTTTATTCCGCCTCAGAATGAGTTTTCGAACGGATCATCCAAACAAAAAATAGTCGAATGCGGAGCTGGAAAATCAGAGATTGCGATTGATTCCAACGGAGATATTTATCCCTGTCAAAGCTTAATAAAGCCGGGTTTCATTCTTGGAAATATCAAAAATGAAAACTGGTGGAGGCAGATGAGGGAAAAGGCAGAAACAGTCATACCGCAAAGGGATATTAACAGCATTGAAAAATGCAGGGATTGCGTATACAAGTATTTTTGCGGAAATGGCTGCAAAGCTATTACTTTTAACCTATATCAACAGTTGGAACGATGCAACGATTTCTTCTGTGAGTTTTATAAACAAAAAGCGATTGCCGACATAAAAAACCTTTTTCAGAAGGAGAATTGTGATGTATCAGGGAGCGAAGGATCGGGAACCGATCGACACGATACGGATCAGCACTGA
- a CDS encoding helix-turn-helix transcriptional regulator: MAVRDAGSIIRELRLATGMSQWDFCDGICSVQTLSNIENGKQAISPIVFQSLTEKCGEMINPYPQFVSLDDFQCYMAVSNVDFYIDSWQFSIALDELRKIEESYFAENKLYYQQWLMYHAYILELSGHEDYAARKELLLHALSITGCDDINKISPKRMLLSVETRLLIMLGEVCILQNDQTNSSRILAIVEKQFPVSERNTGGRFPHGAVELLRQHYLLNFDPQKASVEGAYEDYHNAVNSFISVPTLRACFAYAAALYINGHYEKAEGKVRQLNAGSSLSGPAYINTCCQFLDKCDGIPDGFKKLFIRRKTKKNYMFPQRHDPSSMSKGVYSFEDGFGFGLGNVIKHLREKQGLSLDETCDGLCNRSVLYKIEKGDVVPRLTLAEAIIQRLGIVTRIFDFYGSSEEKEYYSYKRNLLFLTTKRKKDVADTLNNIESLHMAKDPLVQQYVMLWKAAALLPECEMEKELKKAIQLTQKNYAQNRLTKRMSWTEINIVQHICHCHYRNNPNKGIAETRELLSMLTNYNFPEEQCRFYIPVLMNNLSYYYYTNNTFSELDKMKEQYETPLMRYYSDYKVLYMFTHIRSIIKRGWMLHNLKDEIDFVRQNLLLIEENDLAEELTSLLAEYQIDFM, from the coding sequence ATGGCAGTTAGAGACGCCGGATCTATTATTCGAGAACTCAGGCTAGCTACTGGTATGTCTCAGTGGGATTTCTGCGATGGCATATGTTCCGTTCAGACTCTTTCCAATATTGAAAATGGCAAACAAGCTATTTCTCCGATTGTTTTTCAAAGCCTGACAGAAAAATGCGGGGAAATGATTAATCCTTATCCTCAATTTGTCAGCCTTGATGATTTTCAGTGTTATATGGCTGTGAGCAATGTGGATTTTTACATTGATTCCTGGCAGTTTTCTATTGCGCTGGACGAATTAAGAAAAATTGAAGAAAGTTATTTTGCTGAAAATAAGCTGTATTATCAACAATGGTTGATGTATCATGCCTATATTTTGGAATTGTCCGGCCATGAAGATTATGCAGCCAGAAAGGAGTTGCTCCTTCATGCGCTCAGCATTACTGGCTGCGATGATATAAACAAGATTTCTCCAAAGCGGATGCTTCTTTCAGTGGAAACACGCCTTCTGATAATGCTTGGCGAAGTATGCATTTTGCAGAATGATCAGACGAACAGTTCTCGGATTCTAGCCATTGTGGAGAAACAGTTTCCCGTTTCAGAAAGAAATACGGGGGGACGTTTCCCGCATGGCGCTGTGGAGCTTTTGCGTCAGCATTATCTCTTGAATTTTGATCCACAAAAAGCATCTGTGGAAGGAGCGTATGAAGATTATCATAACGCGGTCAACAGCTTTATTAGCGTACCGACATTACGTGCTTGTTTTGCTTATGCAGCAGCATTATATATCAATGGCCATTATGAAAAAGCTGAGGGAAAAGTTCGGCAGCTGAATGCAGGATCCAGTCTTTCCGGACCGGCTTATATCAATACCTGCTGCCAATTTCTGGACAAATGTGACGGTATCCCTGATGGCTTTAAAAAGCTGTTCATTAGAAGAAAAACAAAGAAGAATTATATGTTTCCCCAAAGACATGATCCCTCTTCCATGTCTAAAGGTGTTTATTCTTTCGAGGATGGATTTGGCTTTGGTCTGGGAAATGTGATCAAGCATTTGCGTGAAAAACAGGGCCTGTCTCTTGATGAAACATGTGATGGCTTATGCAACCGTTCCGTCCTTTATAAAATCGAAAAAGGCGATGTTGTGCCGCGATTGACATTGGCGGAGGCGATCATTCAAAGACTTGGAATCGTGACACGCATATTTGATTTTTACGGTTCATCTGAAGAAAAAGAATACTACTCCTATAAGAGGAATCTTCTTTTTCTGACTACAAAGCGGAAAAAGGATGTTGCTGATACCCTAAACAATATCGAATCACTGCATATGGCAAAAGATCCTTTGGTGCAGCAGTATGTGATGTTATGGAAAGCTGCTGCTCTGCTGCCAGAATGTGAAATGGAAAAAGAACTAAAAAAGGCCATCCAGCTCACGCAAAAGAATTATGCGCAGAACCGGTTGACCAAGAGAATGTCGTGGACAGAAATTAACATCGTGCAGCATATTTGTCATTGCCATTACAGAAACAATCCGAACAAGGGAATCGCAGAGACAAGAGAACTTCTTTCAATGCTGACAAATTACAACTTTCCGGAAGAACAGTGCCGCTTTTATATTCCGGTACTGATGAACAATTTATCGTACTACTATTATACAAACAACACTTTTTCGGAACTGGATAAAATGAAAGAGCAATATGAAACCCCGCTAATGAGGTATTATAGTGATTACAAAGTGCTGTATATGTTTACACACATCAGATCAATCATAAAACGCGGTTGGATGCTGCATAACCTGAAGGATGAAATTGACTTTGTGCGTCAGAATCTTCTCCTTATTGAGGAAAATGATTTAGCGGAAGAATTGACGAGTCTTTTAGCAGAATATCAGATTGATTTCATGTAA
- a CDS encoding C69 family dipeptidase, producing MPCTTVLVGRKASNDGSTMIARTDDGHFDVKKLIKVNPKDQPKKYISKISHVEIELPENPLGYTSCPSVDPKDGVWAATGINEANVGITATETITSNPRVLAADPPVEYKKAKTRKEKDVPGGIGEEDIVVLVLPYIRSAREGVERLGKLLEQYGTYESNGIAFNDEHEVWWMETIGGHHWMARRIPEDSVVIMPNQFGMDGFDLKDAFGKQEANLCSADLKEFIRDNHLDLNQDGKFNPRDIFGSRRDMDHIYNTPRAWFMGRYLTPESHRWDGPDAEFTPESDNIPWCLKPDRKVAAEDVKYMLSGHYQGTPYDPYINRDTGMRGMYRSIGINRTGVTSICQIRPDVPDAIKGIEWIIFGSTTFGAALPLYTNVSRIPDYLSKVTLDTSTENYYWSSRLIGALADPWYASTVQNIERYELTVMTKGRTLIREYDRKMIESGNFSLTEEANGKICAMAKEETTATLNKILLTASEKMKNGYKMADN from the coding sequence ATGCCCTGTACGACTGTGCTGGTGGGACGGAAAGCCAGCAATGACGGTTCCACGATGATCGCCCGGACGGACGACGGACACTTTGACGTAAAGAAGCTGATCAAGGTGAACCCCAAGGATCAGCCGAAGAAGTATATCAGCAAAATATCCCATGTGGAGATTGAGCTTCCGGAAAACCCGCTGGGATACACTTCCTGCCCCAGCGTGGACCCGAAGGACGGCGTCTGGGCCGCCACGGGCATCAACGAAGCCAACGTGGGTATAACAGCCACGGAGACCATCACCTCCAATCCCCGGGTGCTGGCGGCGGACCCGCCGGTGGAATACAAAAAGGCGAAGACCCGGAAGGAAAAGGACGTGCCCGGCGGCATCGGGGAAGAGGATATTGTGGTGCTGGTGCTGCCCTATATCCGCAGCGCCCGGGAGGGCGTGGAACGGCTGGGAAAGCTGTTGGAGCAGTACGGCACCTATGAGTCCAACGGCATCGCCTTCAACGACGAGCATGAGGTCTGGTGGATGGAAACCATCGGCGGTCATCACTGGATGGCGCGGCGGATTCCGGAGGACAGCGTGGTGATCATGCCGAACCAGTTCGGCATGGACGGGTTTGACCTGAAGGACGCCTTCGGAAAGCAGGAGGCGAACCTGTGCTCCGCGGACCTGAAGGAGTTTATCCGGGACAATCACCTGGACCTGAACCAGGATGGGAAGTTCAACCCCCGGGACATCTTCGGCAGCCGCCGGGATATGGACCATATCTACAACACGCCCCGGGCCTGGTTCATGGGCCGGTACCTGACCCCGGAAAGCCATCGGTGGGACGGACCGGACGCTGAATTCACGCCGGAGAGCGACAATATCCCCTGGTGCCTGAAGCCGGACCGGAAGGTGGCGGCGGAGGACGTGAAATATATGCTGTCCGGACATTACCAGGGAACGCCGTATGATCCCTATATCAACCGGGATACGGGAATGCGGGGCATGTATCGGTCCATCGGCATCAACCGCACCGGCGTAACCAGCATCTGCCAGATCCGGCCGGATGTGCCGGACGCCATCAAAGGCATTGAATGGATCATCTTCGGGTCCACCACCTTCGGCGCCGCCCTGCCGCTGTACACAAATGTGAGCCGGATCCCGGACTACCTGAGCAAGGTAACACTGGACACCTCCACGGAAAACTATTACTGGAGCAGCCGGCTGATCGGCGCCCTGGCGGATCCGTGGTACGCTTCCACGGTCCAGAACATTGAACGGTATGAGCTGACAGTGATGACAAAGGGTCGGACGCTGATCCGGGAATATGACAGGAAGATGATCGAATCCGGCAACTTCTCCCTGACGGAGGAAGCCAACGGGAAGATCTGCGCCATGGCGAAGGAGGAAACCACAGCCACGCTGAACAAGATCCTGCTGACGGCCAGTGAGAAAATGAAGAACGGCTATAAGATGGCGGACAATTAA